A genomic stretch from Sphingomonas sp. HDW15A includes:
- the rpsG gene encoding 30S ribosomal protein S7 translates to MSRRRRPEKRVILPDPKFGDIVLSKFMNNIMLDGKKSVAESIVYGALDNVEARLKKDPIGVFHEALANVKPGIEVRSRRVGGATYQVPVEVRAERAQALAIRWLITAARARSEKTMSGRLSGELMDASQNRGNAVKKREDTHRMAEANRAFSHYRW, encoded by the coding sequence ATGTCCCGTCGTCGCCGCCCTGAAAAGCGCGTCATCCTGCCGGATCCCAAGTTCGGTGATATCGTCCTGTCGAAGTTCATGAACAACATCATGCTCGACGGTAAGAAGTCGGTTGCCGAAAGCATCGTCTATGGCGCGCTCGACAATGTCGAGGCTCGCCTGAAGAAGGATCCGATCGGCGTGTTCCACGAGGCGCTGGCCAACGTGAAGCCGGGAATCGAGGTTCGCAGCCGCCGCGTCGGCGGTGCAACCTACCAGGTGCCTGTCGAGGTTCGCGCCGAGCGCGCCCAGGCCCTGGCCATCCGCTGGCTGATCACGGCCGCCCGCGCACGCAGCGAGAAGACGATGTCAGGCCGCCTGTCGGGCGAGCTGATGGACGCCTCGCAGAATCGCGGCAACGCCGTCAAGAAGCGCGAAGACACGCACCGCATGGCGGAAGCGAACCGCGCCTTCTCGCACTACCGCTGGTAA